In Columba livia isolate bColLiv1 breed racing homer chromosome 25, bColLiv1.pat.W.v2, whole genome shotgun sequence, the following proteins share a genomic window:
- the ADRA2B gene encoding alpha-2B adrenergic receptor has product MGGAASGYSAPATAAIAATITFLVLFTIAGNALVILAVLSSRALRAPQNLFLVSLAAADILVATLIIPFSLANELLGYWYFEQTWCEIYLALDVLFCTSSIVHLCAISLDRYWAVSRAVPYGAQRTPRRVKCGIVAVWTIAALISLPPLVYKGGEKAAAPGGRPQCKLNEEAWYVLSSSVGSFFAPCLIMILVYLRIYLIAKRRSRCRTAKPPRSGTPNVTPAPGAEPAATRPLADRTSLLSPEEPPVTTGPTAPQPGGRPRDTLATRTGRVVLARRAPALNAWRRKTQLNREKRFTFVLAVVIGVFVLCWFPFFFLYSLGALCPQHCKVPDGVFQFFFWIGYCNSSLNPVIYTAFNQDFRRAFRRLLCRRRAPTPW; this is encoded by the coding sequence ATGGGGGGCGCGGCAAGCGGGTACTCGGCCCCGGCCACAGCCGCCATCGCCGCCACCATCACCTTCCTGGTGCTGTTCACCATCGCGGGCAACGCGCTGGTGATCCTGGCCGTGCTGAGCAGCCGCGCGCTGCGGGCGCCGCAGAACCTGTTCCTGGTGTCGCTGGCGGCCGCCGACATCCTGGTGGCCACGCTCATCATCCCCTTCTCGCTGGCCAACGAGCTCCTGGGCTACTGGTACTTCGAGCAGACGTGGTGCGAGATCTACCTGGCGCTGGACGTTCTGTTCTGCACCTCGTCCATCGTGCACCTCTGTGCCATCAGCCTGGACCGGTACTGGGCCGTGAGCCGCGCCGTGCCGTACGGCGCCCAGCGCACGCCACGCCGCGTCAAGTGCGGCATCGTGGCCGTCTGGACCATCGCCGCGCTCATCTCCCTCCCGCCGCTGGTCTACAAGGGGGGCGAGAaggcggcggcgccggggggGCGGCCGCAGTGCAAGCTGAACGAGGAGGCCTGGTACGTGCTCTCCTCCAGCGTCGGCTCCTTCTTCGCCCCGTGTCTCATCATGATCCTCGTCTACTTGCGCATCTACCTGATCGCCAAGCGCCGCTCGCGCTGCCGAACCGCCAAACCGCCGCGCTCGGGGACGCCGAACGTCACCCCCGCGCCCGGCGCCGAGCCCGCGGCGACCCGCCCGCTGGCCGACAGGACGTCGCTGCTGAGCCCCGAGGAGCCCCCGGTGACCACCGGCCCCACGGCCCCGCAGCCCGGGGGCCGCCCCAGGGACACTTTGGCCACCAGGACGGGGCGGGTGGTGCTGGCGCGGCGGGCGCCGGCGTTGAACGCGTGGCGGAGGAAAACGCAGCTGAACCGCGAGAAGCGCTTCACTTTTGTCCTGGCCGTGGTCATCGGCGTCTTCGTCCTCTGCTGGttccccttcttcttcctctacAGCCTGGGCGCgctctgtccccagcactgcaAGGTCCCCGACGGCGTCTTCCAGTTCTTCTTCTGGATCGGCTACTGCAACAGCTCCCTCAACCCCGTCATCTACACCGCGTTCAACCAGGACTTCCGCCGGGCGTTCCGCCGCCTGCTctgccgccgccgcgccccgaCGCCCTGGTGA
- the ELMOD3 gene encoding ELMO domain-containing protein 3 isoform X2, translated as MSGAAAGAERPEQQQRVRPPGPALPVSAVGQNRLLQVLIQGDPAEPSAELQRAQEQWEALEQTQAGLGGPLAAAPPPISFQEALQFFQSADLSQCRRQARVPGGAHGLAVLLRCLTGPPRLRRRLREERELVLAMANCALDDTEWVHMRILQTIYTQLTRSRLSCPRYGPHWEELGFQELPVLHYVHQHHPHGGAGPAGGPALQGVQPAAGGDRRDQRPLRRRLPAALPRLEAAAQNHRRLRSPPPRAGIIHQKETEAAAEGPADLREPSASLLTLRGRGNQLHGHLRSAHRAGLRHIGGRSEATVTPLATWEAPRWPVQSGDGFGSRGHHHKSICLAQNPPKWWRSPSLRVCGSEGGKRCLRLVRPSVRTPRFCLSSARIQSPMVAPEWNRDSGSTLGGDTFNLSPWLGRGLLVPPQVSL; from the exons ATGAGCGGAGCCGCCGCGGGCGCGGAGcggcctgagcagcagcagcgggtccgcccgcccggcccggcgctCCCG GTCTCGGCCGTGGGGCAGAACCGGCTCCTGCAGGTGCTCATTCAGGGGGACCCAGCGG AGCCCAGTGCGGAGCTGCAGCGAGCGCAGGAGCAATGGGAGGCGCTGGAACAGACCCAGGCGG ggctgggggggccgTTGGCCGCTGCCCCCCCCCCGATCTCCTTCCAAGAAGCGCTGCAGTTCTTCCAGAGCGCCGACCTCTCCCAGTGCAGG CGGCAGGCGCGGGTGCCGGGGGGGGCGCACGGCCTGGCCGTGCTGCTGCGCTGCCTCACAGGGCCCCCCCGGCtgcggcggcggctgcgggagGAGCGGGAGCTGGTGCTGGCCATGGCCAACT GTGCCCTGGATGACACCGAGTGGGTTCACATGCGCATCCTCCAGACCATTTACACGCAGCTGACGCGCTCCCGGCTGAGCTGCCCCCGCTACGGCCCCCACTGGGAGGAGCTGGGCTTCCAGG AACTTCCCGTTTTGCATTATGTCCATCAACATCACCCGCATGGTGGTGCAGGCCCTGCGGGAGGACCGGCTCTCCAG GGTGTGCAACCGGCGGCGGGAGGTGATCGCCGTGATCAACGACCTCTACGCCGCCGCCTTCCTGCAGCTCTACCGCGTCTGGAAGCGGCAGCACAAAACCATCGCAGACTCCGCTCCCCTCCTCCGAG AGCTGGAATTATCCACCAAAAGGAAACCGAAGCAGCTGCTGAGGGCCCTGCAGACCTACGTGAGCCTTCGGCCTCGCTCCTCACCCTCCGAGGCCGAGGAAATCAACTTCATGGGCATCTGCGATCCGCACATCGAGCTGGTTTGAGACACATCGGGGGACGCTCAGAAGCCACCGTCACCCCCCTGGCGACGTGGGAAGCGCCGAGGTGGCCGGTGCAGAGCGGGGACGGGTTTGGGAGCCGGGGACACCACCACAAGTCCATTTGTTTGGCTCAAAACCCCCCCAAATGGTGGCGCAGTCCTTCCCTGCGAGTCTGCGGGAGCGAAGGCGGAAAACGTTGTTTGAGGCTGGTGCGTCCGTCTGTCCGGACTCCGCGCTTCTGTCTGTCCTCAGCCCGAATTCAGAGCCCAATGGTGGCTCCTGAATGGAATCGTGACTCCGGCAGCACGCTGGGGGGTGACACCTTTAATTTGTCCCCGTGGCTGGGCAGGGGGCTGCTCGTCCCCCCCCAGGTGTCACTGTGA
- the ELMOD3 gene encoding ELMO domain-containing protein 3 isoform X1 yields the protein MQRGRACALRAGERGRRTGRGAPAMSGAAAGAERPEQQQRVRPPGPALPVSAVGQNRLLQVLIQGDPAEPSAELQRAQEQWEALEQTQAGLGGPLAAAPPPISFQEALQFFQSADLSQCRRQARVPGGAHGLAVLLRCLTGPPRLRRRLREERELVLAMANCALDDTEWVHMRILQTIYTQLTRSRLSCPRYGPHWEELGFQELPVLHYVHQHHPHGGAGPAGGPALQGVQPAAGGDRRDQRPLRRRLPAALPRLEAAAQNHRRLRSPPPRAGIIHQKETEAAAEGPADLREPSASLLTLRGRGNQLHGHLRSAHRAGLRHIGGRSEATVTPLATWEAPRWPVQSGDGFGSRGHHHKSICLAQNPPKWWRSPSLRVCGSEGGKRCLRLVRPSVRTPRFCLSSARIQSPMVAPEWNRDSGSTLGGDTFNLSPWLGRGLLVPPQVSL from the exons ATGCAGCGCGGCCGCGCCTGCGCACTGCGcgccggggagcggggccggcggACGGGCCGGGGGGCGCCG GCCATGAGCGGAGCCGCCGCGGGCGCGGAGcggcctgagcagcagcagcgggtccgcccgcccggcccggcgctCCCG GTCTCGGCCGTGGGGCAGAACCGGCTCCTGCAGGTGCTCATTCAGGGGGACCCAGCGG AGCCCAGTGCGGAGCTGCAGCGAGCGCAGGAGCAATGGGAGGCGCTGGAACAGACCCAGGCGG ggctgggggggccgTTGGCCGCTGCCCCCCCCCCGATCTCCTTCCAAGAAGCGCTGCAGTTCTTCCAGAGCGCCGACCTCTCCCAGTGCAGG CGGCAGGCGCGGGTGCCGGGGGGGGCGCACGGCCTGGCCGTGCTGCTGCGCTGCCTCACAGGGCCCCCCCGGCtgcggcggcggctgcgggagGAGCGGGAGCTGGTGCTGGCCATGGCCAACT GTGCCCTGGATGACACCGAGTGGGTTCACATGCGCATCCTCCAGACCATTTACACGCAGCTGACGCGCTCCCGGCTGAGCTGCCCCCGCTACGGCCCCCACTGGGAGGAGCTGGGCTTCCAGG AACTTCCCGTTTTGCATTATGTCCATCAACATCACCCGCATGGTGGTGCAGGCCCTGCGGGAGGACCGGCTCTCCAG GGTGTGCAACCGGCGGCGGGAGGTGATCGCCGTGATCAACGACCTCTACGCCGCCGCCTTCCTGCAGCTCTACCGCGTCTGGAAGCGGCAGCACAAAACCATCGCAGACTCCGCTCCCCTCCTCCGAG AGCTGGAATTATCCACCAAAAGGAAACCGAAGCAGCTGCTGAGGGCCCTGCAGACCTACGTGAGCCTTCGGCCTCGCTCCTCACCCTCCGAGGCCGAGGAAATCAACTTCATGGGCATCTGCGATCCGCACATCGAGCTGGTTTGAGACACATCGGGGGACGCTCAGAAGCCACCGTCACCCCCCTGGCGACGTGGGAAGCGCCGAGGTGGCCGGTGCAGAGCGGGGACGGGTTTGGGAGCCGGGGACACCACCACAAGTCCATTTGTTTGGCTCAAAACCCCCCCAAATGGTGGCGCAGTCCTTCCCTGCGAGTCTGCGGGAGCGAAGGCGGAAAACGTTGTTTGAGGCTGGTGCGTCCGTCTGTCCGGACTCCGCGCTTCTGTCTGTCCTCAGCCCGAATTCAGAGCCCAATGGTGGCTCCTGAATGGAATCGTGACTCCGGCAGCACGCTGGGGGGTGACACCTTTAATTTGTCCCCGTGGCTGGGCAGGGGGCTGCTCGTCCCCCCCCAGGTGTCACTGTGA
- the ELMOD3 gene encoding ELMO domain-containing protein 3 isoform X3 yields the protein MQRGRACALRAGERGRRTGRGAPAMSGAAAGAERPEQQQRVRPPGPALPVSAVGQNRLLQVLIQGDPAEPSAELQRAQEQWEALEQTQAGLGGPLAAAPPPISFQEALQFFQSADLSQCRRQARVPGGAHGLAVLLRCLTGPPRLRRRLREERELVLAMANCALDDTEWVHMRILQTIYTQLTRSRLSCPRYGPHWEELGFQGADPGTDLRGTGMLGLMQMLFFLLDTQTLPLAHDIFKLSQHETQNFPFCIMSINITRMVVQALREDRLSRVCNRRREVIAVINDLYAAAFLQLYRVWKRQHKTIADSAPLLRELELSTKRKPKQLLRALQTYVSLRPRSSPSEAEEINFMGICDPHIELV from the exons ATGCAGCGCGGCCGCGCCTGCGCACTGCGcgccggggagcggggccggcggACGGGCCGGGGGGCGCCG GCCATGAGCGGAGCCGCCGCGGGCGCGGAGcggcctgagcagcagcagcgggtccgcccgcccggcccggcgctCCCG GTCTCGGCCGTGGGGCAGAACCGGCTCCTGCAGGTGCTCATTCAGGGGGACCCAGCGG AGCCCAGTGCGGAGCTGCAGCGAGCGCAGGAGCAATGGGAGGCGCTGGAACAGACCCAGGCGG ggctgggggggccgTTGGCCGCTGCCCCCCCCCCGATCTCCTTCCAAGAAGCGCTGCAGTTCTTCCAGAGCGCCGACCTCTCCCAGTGCAGG CGGCAGGCGCGGGTGCCGGGGGGGGCGCACGGCCTGGCCGTGCTGCTGCGCTGCCTCACAGGGCCCCCCCGGCtgcggcggcggctgcgggagGAGCGGGAGCTGGTGCTGGCCATGGCCAACT GTGCCCTGGATGACACCGAGTGGGTTCACATGCGCATCCTCCAGACCATTTACACGCAGCTGACGCGCTCCCGGCTGAGCTGCCCCCGCTACGGCCCCCACTGGGAGGAGCTGGGCTTCCAGG gCGCGGATCCCGGCACCGACCTGCGCGGGACGGGGATGCTGGGCCTGATGCAGATGCTGTTTTTCCTCCTGGACACGCAGACGCTGCCTCTGGCTCACGACATTTTCAAACTATCGCAGCACGAAACTCAG AACTTCCCGTTTTGCATTATGTCCATCAACATCACCCGCATGGTGGTGCAGGCCCTGCGGGAGGACCGGCTCTCCAG GGTGTGCAACCGGCGGCGGGAGGTGATCGCCGTGATCAACGACCTCTACGCCGCCGCCTTCCTGCAGCTCTACCGCGTCTGGAAGCGGCAGCACAAAACCATCGCAGACTCCGCTCCCCTCCTCCGAG AGCTGGAATTATCCACCAAAAGGAAACCGAAGCAGCTGCTGAGGGCCCTGCAGACCTACGTGAGCCTTCGGCCTCGCTCCTCACCCTCCGAGGCCGAGGAAATCAACTTCATGGGCATCTGCGATCCGCACATCGAGCTGGTTTGA